A part of Capsicum annuum cultivar UCD-10X-F1 chromosome 6, UCD10Xv1.1, whole genome shotgun sequence genomic DNA contains:
- the LOC107875979 gene encoding transcription factor ICE1, which translates to MLSRVNSMVWDMQSKEEGINREKNINGVVENKEDMEMGSLSTFKSMLQGTDVEWYMSNNNMQNQNENATSICFTQNFTELAETENSLFLQLPLPVDSSSSCPPASASVFNNLEPSQLHYFLAQKSINNDNPLDYGFLEAQGLSEGGFLASGFHDLSSQNQMGNPNLTSFTQYPLSHLPQNSGASTGFSPLGFIDGCANESSMFVRSKLLKPLDNFASIGAQPTLFQKRAALRKNLGDTNGGNLGDFGGQIGQNEGKRKWGSGEELDDVSFDGGCTLSYDSDDLGENVTNKVDDSVKNGGNVSNMTSSAVDGNQKGKKKGLPAKNLMAERRRRKKLNDRLYMLRSVVPRISKMDRASILGDAIEYLKELLQKINDLHNELESTPPSSSLSQTTSFYPLTPTAPGLPGRIKEEVYPSSFASPLSSPTGQPARVEVKARDGRAVNIHMFCSRRPGLLLSTMRALDNLGLDIQQAVISCFNGFALDIFRAEQCKEGQQDFHPDQIKAVLLDSAGCHGMI; encoded by the exons atgctgTCAAGAGTGAACAGTATGGTTTGGGATATGCAAAGCAAAGAAGAAGGAATCAACAGGGAGAAGAACATCAATGGTGTTgttgaaaacaaagaagatatggAAATGGGTTCACTTTCTACATTCAAATCTATGCTACAAGGTACAGATGTAGAGTGGTACATGAGCAATAACAACATGcaaaaccaaaatgaaaatgCTACTAGTATATGTTTCACTCAGAATTTCACTGAATTAGCTGAAACTGAAAACAGCTTGTTTCTACAGTTGCCATTGCCAGTTGATTCATCATCTTCTTGTCCTCCAGCTTCAGCTTCTGTTTTCAACAATCTTGAACCATCTCAGTTGCATTACTTTTTAGCACAAAAATCCATAAACAACGACAACCCTTTGGACTATGGTTTTCTTGAAGCTCAAGGTTTGAGTGAGGGGGGATTTCTTGCTAGTGGGTTTCATGATTTGAGCTCACAGAACCAAATGGGTAACCCCAATTTGACTTCTTTTACTCAATATCCATTATCCCATTTGCCCCAAAATAGTGGTGCTAGTACTGGGTTTAGTCCATTAGGGTTTATTGATGGCTGTGCTAATGAGAGCTCTATGTTTGTTAGGTCTAAGTTGTTAAAGCCACTTGATAATTTTGCTTCAATTGGAGCACAACCAACCCTTTTCCAGAAAAGGGCTGCTCTCAGGAAGAACTTAGGTGATACTAATGGTGGAAATTTGGGGGATTTTGGAGGGCAAATTGGTCAGAATGAAGGGAAGAGAAAGTGGGGTAGTGGGGAGGAACTTGATGATGTGAGCTTTGATGGTGGGTGTACATTGAGTTATGATTCAGATGATCTTGGTGAAAATGTTACTAATAAGGTGGATGATAGTGTTAAGAATGGTGGAAATGTTTCGAATATGACTAGCAGTGCTGTCGATGGGAAtcagaaaggaaagaaaaagggaCTTCCGGCTAAGAATTTGATGGCTGAACGACGACGTAGGAAGAAGCTAAACGATAGGCTTTACATGTTGAGGTCTGTTGTACCAAGGATTAGTAAG ATGGACAGGGCTTCAATCTTAGGGGATGCAATCGAGTACTTAAAGGAGCTTCTACAGAAAATCAATGACCTGCATAATGAACTGGAGTCCACACCGCCTAGCTCTTCATTGTCCCAAACAACAAGCTTCTATCCTTTAACACCAACTGCACCAGGTCTGCCGGGTCGCATCAAGGAAGAAGTCTATCCAAGTTCATTTGCAAGCCCGCTATCTAGCCCGACCGGACAACCTGCAAGG GTTGAAGTAAAGGCAAGAGATGGAAGAGCTGTGAATATCCATATGTTTTGCAGCCGCAGACCAGGCCTCTTACTCTCAACAATGAGGGCTCTTGATAACCTTGGACTGGACATCCAACAAGCTGTTATCAGCTGCTTCAATGGGTTTGCCTTAGATATCTTCAGAGCTGAG CAATGCAAAGAAGGTCAACAAGACTTCCATCCTGATCAAATCAAAGCAGTGCTGCTGGATTCTGCCGGTTGCCACGGGATGATATAA